AAACAATTATTCCATGAACATGCCACCATTAATGCTTAAAGTGTGGCCAGTGATGTAAGAGCTTTCGTCACTTAATAAAAATTTTACAGCATGAGCGATATCTTTGGTGTCACCCATTCTTTGCATTGGAATTTTTTCCATGATCTTACTTTTAACGTCATCACTCAGAACATGTGTCATTTCCGTAGCAATAAAACCAGGAGCCACGCAATTAACTCGCACATTTCTAGACGCCAATTCCAGGGCGATGGATTTGCTAAAACCAATAGTACCTGCTTTGGAGGCAGCATAATTTGATTGTCCCGCATTTCCTGTTTGTCCAATCACGCTAGTGATATTCACAATGGAACCTTTTCTGGCCTTCATTAAATATTTAGAGATGTGTTTGGTAAGCAAAAAAGTCCCTTTAAGATTCGTTGCAATGACTTGATCAAAATCTTCTGTTCTCATTCTTAAAAGGAGAGAGTCCTTTGTGATACCCGCATTATTTACCAATCCGTCTATATCAGGCCACTTTTCAAATATAGTTTCAATACCTTTCGTAACGGAAGTTTCATTGGCGACATCCATTTGTATATAAAAATGTCCTTCACCTTTGAGAGAGGCTAAAACTTTTTGTGCAGATTCTTCCTTGGAGCTATAGGTGAAGACCACCTGAGCACCATTTTCTGCTAAAACCTGAACGATGGTGGCCCCAATACCGCGGCTACCACCAGTGACAATAATTCTTTTTCCGCTTAATAACATATTTATCCTTCATTTCTTTATAGAGAGAGGGTTTTAACTAAGATTGTTTTTTATAAGGTTCAAATCTTCACTGTTTTGTGTTGAATAAATTCTAAATTGCTCAGCATCCATTTTTTTAAATAGTCCCTTTAATACTTGGCCATGACCACACTCAATCCCCGTAGTAAATCCTTTATTAAGCATCAGTTCCATTGTTTGTGTCCAAAGCACAGGAGCTGAAACCTGCGAAATCAAGTTACTTTTAAGTTCGATGGGATCATCAACCAATTGAGCCCTGAAATTTTGAATAATCGGAAAAGTTGGGTTTCTAAATGGAATTTGATCTAAGACTTGAGCCATTTTTTCTTGGGCTGGTTTCATGAGCTGACAATGAAATGGGGCTGAAACATTCAAGGGAATTAGCTTGGCTCTTTTGGGTGCTCCTGGAATCAGGTCTGGCTTAAAATTTTCTTTCAGCCATTGCAGGCATTTGCTTGATCCGCTAACAACAATTTGCCCAGGTGAATTAAAATTGGCAGGAGAAATAGGGGAATAACCTGATTCTTTTTCAGTCCATTGACAAAGCCATTTGATTTGCTCGGAATCCAGGCCAAGTACAGCGATCATGCCGCCTTCTCCAACAGGAACAGATGATTGCATCGCCTGCCCTCTGGTTCTGACGGCCTTCATAGCTGAGGAAAAAGGCAGGGTACCTGCGGAAACGAGGGCGGCATATTCTCCGATGGAATGTCCTGCTCCCGCCTGAATTGTAAGGTTTGTTTCGTTTTTAAGAACGCGAAAGGTGGCTATAGAAACACATAAAATAGCGGGCTGGGTATTTTCAGTTAAGGACAATTCAGACTCAGAACCTTCAAAACAAAGTTTGGCTAAATCTAAACCAATCGCCTCACTGGCTTCTGTAAAAGTGTCTTTGGCAATTTGAAAATTTTGATACAAAAACTCGCCCATTTTCGGGGCCTGGCTTCCTTGTCCTGGAAATAATAAGACGGGCATAGAATCCTTTTTTTTAAAATCGTAATAAAATGCTTCCAGAGGTTAATCCTGCTCCAAATGCGGCTAACAAAATAAGTTGTCCCCTTTTGATCTTTCCTTGTTGGTAAGCTAAATCAAAGGCTACAGGGATGCTGGCTGCCGAAGTGTTTCCGGTCTCATGAAGACTGACAACGACTTTTTCTTTTGGAAATTTAAAATAATCAGCGACGCTTTCTAAGATTCTTAGATTTGCTTGATGAGGAACTAGCCAATCAACCTGGCTCGCGGAAACTTCGTTAGCGTTAAGTGCTTCATGACAACAGTCGGTGAGAGTCCTCACTGCATTTTTAAAAATTTCTCGACCTTTCATTTTCACGTATTGGGACTCGGCCTTTAAAACAGCTTCCGTAAAAGGAATTTTAGATCCACCTGCGGGTAGCACGAATAAATCTCCAAGACTGCCATCAGCATGAAGATGAGAACTGAAAATGATATTTGCATCCTCTTTGTTGGTTCTTGATAGAATCCAGGCTCCGGCTCCATCTCCAAACAAAATACAGGTTTCGCGGTCTTTATAGTTTACAAAACGATGCAAAACTTCCCCGCCAACCACAAGAACATTTTTATACATACCCGTTCTGATAAACTGATCAGCAACAGACAAGGCATAAACAAATCCTGAACAGGCAGCGGTTAAGTCGAAAGAAAAAATATTTTTACAACCTAACTTATTTTGCAAAACACAAGCAGTAGAAGGCATCATTTGATCTGGACTAACGGTGGCCACGATGATCATGTCCAAATCTTTAGCGTCCATATTTGCCATGGCAAGAGCCTTTATTGCTGCTTGGTAGGCAAGGTCCGAAGTGGCTTCCGACTCGCTAGCTAGGT
The window above is part of the Deltaproteobacteria bacterium genome. Proteins encoded here:
- the fabG gene encoding 3-oxoacyl-[acyl-carrier-protein] reductase is translated as MLLSGKRIIVTGGSRGIGATIVQVLAENGAQVVFTYSSKEESAQKVLASLKGEGHFYIQMDVANETSVTKGIETIFEKWPDIDGLVNNAGITKDSLLLRMRTEDFDQVIATNLKGTFLLTKHISKYLMKARKGSIVNITSVIGQTGNAGQSNYAASKAGTIGFSKSIALELASRNVRVNCVAPGFIATEMTHVLSDDVKSKIMEKIPMQRMGDTKDIAHAVKFLLSDESSYITGHTLSINGGMFME
- a CDS encoding ketoacyl-ACP synthase III, coding for MSAIGEFRSKVAGIGSYLPEKVLTNFDLEKMVDTNNQWIVERTGIERRHLASESEATSDLAYQAAIKALAMANMDAKDLDMIIVATVSPDQMMPSTACVLQNKLGCKNIFSFDLTAACSGFVYALSVADQFIRTGMYKNVLVVGGEVLHRFVNYKDRETCILFGDGAGAWILSRTNKEDANIIFSSHLHADGSLGDLFVLPAGGSKIPFTEAVLKAESQYVKMKGREIFKNAVRTLTDCCHEALNANEVSASQVDWLVPHQANLRILESVADYFKFPKEKVVVSLHETGNTSAASIPVAFDLAYQQGKIKRGQLILLAAFGAGLTSGSILLRF
- the fabD gene encoding ACP S-malonyltransferase, whose product is MPVLLFPGQGSQAPKMGEFLYQNFQIAKDTFTEASEAIGLDLAKLCFEGSESELSLTENTQPAILCVSIATFRVLKNETNLTIQAGAGHSIGEYAALVSAGTLPFSSAMKAVRTRGQAMQSSVPVGEGGMIAVLGLDSEQIKWLCQWTEKESGYSPISPANFNSPGQIVVSGSSKCLQWLKENFKPDLIPGAPKRAKLIPLNVSAPFHCQLMKPAQEKMAQVLDQIPFRNPTFPIIQNFRAQLVDDPIELKSNLISQVSAPVLWTQTMELMLNKGFTTGIECGHGQVLKGLFKKMDAEQFRIYSTQNSEDLNLIKNNLS